TGCGTGAGATGAAACGGTTAGGCGCAAGCTTCGCGGGGGAGCCTTCTGGGGCGTGGATTCACGGAGACTACAACAATACTCCAGACGGACTCCTGTCAGGATTATTATTCCTGCAGGCCGCAGAGCGCCTTGGTCTTACCATCGCCGAAATGGTCAAGGATGTTCCAGAGTACTTTATGATCAGAGAAGGAATGAGGTATTCAGGAAAACTCTCCAAAGGCATGATTTCTAAGCTCGGAACAGGTCTGAGGAAGATCCTTGGAAAGGACTCGTCTGTGGAGACGAAGTTTGGGCTGAGGGTGAGCACGGAGAATGCCTGGGTCCTGGTTCGCGATAGCGGCACAGAACCAGTGATACGCGTGACAGGAGAGTCGAAGGATAAGTCTGAAGCAACGAGGATTATGAGAGAAACCCTTCGATTGTTGAGACAGGTTCTGAAGGAACGATAGAAGAATTGAAAGCAGCGATTCTGGCGGCGGGCAAAGGAGAGCGACTCTGGCCGCTCTGCGAAAAAAATCCTAAGCACCTACTTCCCGTCGGCGGAGAACCTCTCCTGCAGAGAACCGTCAAGGCTCTCGTCCAAGCAGGAGTCAAGGACATTGTTATGGTTGTGCAGTTCGAGGCGGAAAAGATCAAGGGGTTCTTCAAGGATGGGCGTGAGTTTGGTTGCAAGATCAGTTACGTGAAACAGAAGAGACTCGGTGGGACCGCGGACGCTGTGAAGACTGTCGAGAGCCAGCTAAGTGACGAGGATCGTTTTCTCATCATATACGGCGACAACTACTACAACGAGAAGGCTCTCGACAAATTCGTCAGCTCATCAAAATCTAGCGATCTACTAATGGGTGCCGCGGAGGTCAGAGACCCATCGCGTTTTGGGACATTGCAAGTCAAGAAGGGAAACATCGTTGCCATCCACGAGAAAGTGGCAGCTGGAAATGTCGGGGTGGTAAACGCAGGCATCTATGTTCTCGACGATTCTATCTTTTCCGTGGTAAAGAAGACTCAGAAATCAAAACGTGGAGAGTTCGAGCTCACCGACTCACTAAGCATGTTGTTGGCCGAAGGAAGAAAGATCCGAACTGTTCCTTTCGGCAGGGGAGAATGGGTCGGTATCACCTACCCATGGGACCTTCTCGAAGCGAACAGGTCGGCGCTAGATACTGATGAAGAACTTCACGACGGGGAGACAGAGCCGGGCGTGCACTTGAAGGGCACCGTCAGCATGGCAGGAGGATCACGAGTGAAATCAGGCTCGTACATCGAGGGTCCTGTGCATATCGGCGAAGGCTCAATTGTGGGACCCAATGCGTACCTCCGTCCGGGCACAGCCCTTGGGAAAGGGGTGAAAGTCGGCGCTGGCTGCGAGGTCAAGAATAGTATTGTCATGGACGAAGCTAAGATTCAACATCTCAGCTACGTGGGAGACAGCGTGCTTGGTAGGGCAACATCGCTAGGGGCGGGTACAATTACTGCCAATCTCAAGTTCAATGACTCCAACGTCAAGTCACGGGTGAAAGGTCGAATGGTAGACAGCGGACAACACAAGCTGGGCGCGATTTTCGGTGACGGGGTGAAGACAGGAATCAACGTGTCTATCTTCCCCGGGGTCAAGATTGGAGCTAACGCCTGGATTGGCCCGGGAGCGATTGTCAGAACCGATGTCGCATCGAGGGCGAGAGTACGATGACCCATCCATCCACCAGAGCGACGATTCAGCGCAATGGAGAGTCACTTAGTCAACGGTAGCTTGGAACCGAAGGTGAAGAGTGAGTTGGAAGAAAACGAAACCTACGTCGGCTGACATTAGAGCCCGATGCAGTTGTCCCTTGGTATCGGACAACCAGCTGGAATCTATGCAACAAACAAGAGATTGTTCATTTTTCGAGAAGACATGGACCCTATATTCAACAAGATGGTTTCGGGTTCTGGAGGAAAGGACTTTGCCCCTTCAAATCTAAGGGCGGACCAGAATAGGGCAATAATCACGGAACTCTCATCTCGGCGTCCCCCTCAATTGGTCTTCAGAACTAACGAAGTTTTAGGTCTAGATCTGCAGAAGCCGCCCGGAGTCTTCAGGACAGGTTACCTGAAAATCAGCTCTACTTCTGTAGAGACAGTAAAGGTAGTGATTGGAAAGAAACCTGAATACGAGTACGTGAAATCGCTTCTTCAATCATTCAACCCCCAAGTTATGAGAGAAGTTTGACCCCTACTGGAGCATCGGCTCGACTCCTCTGACCCGTAGCCTGCCCGGCTGGTCGATTTCACCCACGAGGTCGAATCTTGCACCAGTCAACCATTCCGCCACTTTGACATTCGTCGAGGTGTGTTCTGTAACGCGTGAGATTGACACTTCGGATGTTCCCTCAGCCAGAATCAGGTATGGGACGATCATGTCTCCCATGTGTCGATCCAGGCAAGCTCCGGACTCGACTTCCTCAACCAGGATTTTTCCCGCGGTCGAGCCTACTTCTTCCGCAGGCCTTCCTCTTTCCCCGAGGGCGTCCGATCCCAGAATATTGCCGTTCTGCGTGTCCACGGATAACACTATTCCGCTCCCCGGTCCCAACTGTCTCTTGTCGTCAGTGACCTCAATGTCTATTGAGGGGGACGGCAACTTTGCTTCTTCGAGCCGTTTCTCGGCTGAGGTTGCCTGTCGCTCCGCCACATGCCTAGGCAGAGCTGTTGCGTGGCTGATACCAAGGATTTTTGATACGGACCCCCGCTTGTCGTTCGTCAGTGGTTGAAGCTTTGAGGGACCTTGTGTCGAGAATCTAACTAAGCCTCCGCCCTTCGGATAATGTCCCCTTCTAACGATCTCCAAGTCCCCCAGATAGCCGGTTTTCCGGAGGATTGGCAAAGTGACGAGGCGTAGATAGTCGATAGGTGGACTCCACTTCACATCGGTTCCGCCTGTAATCTCTAGCCGGACGCTTCCGGGTGCGAACGCGAGGATAGGCATGAGCGTCTGAAGAACAAGAGTGACACTTCCCGCGGTGCCTACGTCAAATCGGAAGGTTCCAGCTCTCAGCTCTCCTGGTCGGAAGATAAACTCCGTAGAGCCAACTTCTAGCCCTTCCAAGACGCCGGAACAGAGCTCGGCTGCGGCTTTAACTCCGGTCATGTGTTGGGGTCTGATTCCTGGTTCAGCTCTACCTGCTCTGACGTTGATGACATGGATCTCCTTTGATAGTACTGCTGCGAGAGCGACTGCGGTTCGGATAACCTGTCCTCCTCCTTCGCCGAAGCTCCCGTCTATCTCGATCATCTTGCGCCCAGCGTTGAACGACTATTCTTTAAGGAGAACAGCTCTCGAAGAAGAGTGAAGCGACTAATGGAGAGACTGACTCTCACGACCAAAGAGCACGACGGAACCTGGTTTGGTGTGTTATCTAACGAACGAAGTCAACTGCTCGCATCGTCATTTTCAAAGTCAAGGGAAAACCTGGAGCGACATCTTCTAGCTGAGGATAGAGGAACTACCCGTAGTGGCTTTCCGGCCCAGGCAGGGGATGCTCTTGACCAAATGATCAACCTATACGAAGGCAAGAAGACGACCAAGGCGGTCCGTCTCGACTGGAGAAGTGTATCGGAATTCCAGAAGAATGTTTGCCAACGCATGAAGGAAATTCCATGGGGACGAGTCACGAGCTACGGAATGATAGCAAAACGGATCAGTTCCGGTCCAAGAGCAGTTGGAACAGCTGTCGCGAGAAATCCATGGCCGCTATTCATTCCATGCCACAGAGT
This window of the Candidatus Bathyarchaeia archaeon genome carries:
- the glmU gene encoding bifunctional sugar-1-phosphate nucleotidylyltransferase/acetyltransferase, producing the protein MKAAILAAGKGERLWPLCEKNPKHLLPVGGEPLLQRTVKALVQAGVKDIVMVVQFEAEKIKGFFKDGREFGCKISYVKQKRLGGTADAVKTVESQLSDEDRFLIIYGDNYYNEKALDKFVSSSKSSDLLMGAAEVRDPSRFGTLQVKKGNIVAIHEKVAAGNVGVVNAGIYVLDDSIFSVVKKTQKSKRGEFELTDSLSMLLAEGRKIRTVPFGRGEWVGITYPWDLLEANRSALDTDEELHDGETEPGVHLKGTVSMAGGSRVKSGSYIEGPVHIGEGSIVGPNAYLRPGTALGKGVKVGAGCEVKNSIVMDEAKIQHLSYVGDSVLGRATSLGAGTITANLKFNDSNVKSRVKGRMVDSGQHKLGAIFGDGVKTGINVSIFPGVKIGANAWIGPGAIVRTDVASRARVR
- a CDS encoding MGMT family protein, with product MKRLMERLTLTTKEHDGTWFGVLSNERSQLLASSFSKSRENLERHLLAEDRGTTRSGFPAQAGDALDQMINLYEGKKTTKAVRLDWRSVSEFQKNVCQRMKEIPWGRVTSYGMIAKRISSGPRAVGTAVARNPWPLFIPCHRVVPANLEIGNYSIGGALSDYGCAIKRDLLEREGVTIEGDKIALNALWVPTGA
- the rtcA gene encoding RNA 3'-terminal phosphate cyclase; this encodes MIEIDGSFGEGGGQVIRTAVALAAVLSKEIHVINVRAGRAEPGIRPQHMTGVKAAAELCSGVLEGLEVGSTEFIFRPGELRAGTFRFDVGTAGSVTLVLQTLMPILAFAPGSVRLEITGGTDVKWSPPIDYLRLVTLPILRKTGYLGDLEIVRRGHYPKGGGLVRFSTQGPSKLQPLTNDKRGSVSKILGISHATALPRHVAERQATSAEKRLEEAKLPSPSIDIEVTDDKRQLGPGSGIVLSVDTQNGNILGSDALGERGRPAEEVGSTAGKILVEEVESGACLDRHMGDMIVPYLILAEGTSEVSISRVTEHTSTNVKVAEWLTGARFDLVGEIDQPGRLRVRGVEPMLQ